Part of the Prosthecobacter debontii genome is shown below.
CGAATCTGCCTACCTTTGTGGTGCTCATCGCGACGCCGACGAATCGTGAGCAGGAGCAGGCCATCTCCTCTCGCCTTTGGTCCAGTGGTTATTTGCCGGGAGAGCATGCAGGCGTTTCGTTCCGCAGTAAGGGCGATCCCATCCTTTTCATCAATAACCCGCCAGGGGTGCCTAGCAGCGTGCGGAAGCGCACCATTGAGGGGATGAATGCTCTGAATGAGCTGAACTATCAGCAGGTCGGGGATCCTGAGACTCACACACGTATTCAGCAGTATGAAATGGCTTTCCGCATGCAGGCCAGCGTGCCTGAGCTGACGGATATCTCCAAGGAACCCGAGCACATCTTCAAGCTTTACGGAGATGAAGCTAAAAAGCCCGGCACTTTTGCCAATAGCGTTCTGATGGCCCGTCGCCTCGCAGAGCGTGGGGTCCGCTTTACCCAGATCTATCTGAACAACTGGGATCATCATAGCAACGTGGCGGGTCGTATGCCCAGCCAGTGCAAGGACATTGATCAGCCCTGCCATGCCTTGATCGAAGACCTCAAGCAGCGGGGGATGTTTGAAGATACACTCATCATTTGGGGCGGGGAATTTGGCCGCACCATCTATAGCCAGGGCGGACTGACGAAAGAGAACTATGGTCGAGATCACCATCCCCGCTGTTTTACCATGTGGATGGCGGGTGGTGGTGCGAAAGGTGGAGCAATCTATGGTGAGACGGACGAGTTTAGCTACAACATCGTTAAAGACCCGCTCCACATCCGTGACTTCCACGCCACGGTCTTGCACCTGCTTGGTTACGACAGTGACCGCTTCACCTACAAGTTCCAAGGACTCGACCAGAAGTTGACGGGAGTAGAGCCTGCCAAGGTGGTGCGTGAACTGATTGCCTGATGATTTCATGAGTGCGCGTTCTCCCTTTCTTGGGAGAACGACGTGATACATCCACAACAGTGGTGAAGAGCGAACCCTTCTTGTAGCGGAGGACACCATCTGCTCATGATTCACGAGGTCGGGGATGACGGTGCTTCTTGGCTAACCAACCCCAAACTGAAAGGAAGAACCATCATGTTGCATCTGGCAAAAAACATCAAAGGGTATCGATTGGACAGTCTGAATGGCGAGATCGGTAAGGCGCGCGAGTTTTACTTTGATGATCGCTACTGGACCGTTCGCTACCTCGTGGCCGATACCGGAGGCTGGCTGACTGGCAGACAGGTTTTAATCTCCCCCTATGCCCTCGTGGGGGCTCTGGCAGATGAGGAGAGAATCGAAGTCAATCTTACCAAGCAGCAGATCGAAGACAGCCCCTCGTTGGATTCGGACAAGCCTGTTTCTCGTCAATTTGAGGAGAGCTACTATGGCTACTACGGTTGGCCTGTTTATTGGGCGGGCATGGACGCCTGGGGGTATTCCCCCTACCTACTTCGTGATCCAGAGGAATGGGTGCGCTCACCCGCCAAAGAAAAGGCCTGGGACCCGCATCTGCGTAGCAGTCGCGAAGTCACCGGGTATCCCATCGAGGCGAAGGATGGTGAAATCGGTCATGTGGAGGATTTCCTCATTGATGATGTCGAGTGGACGATCCGCTACCTCGTCGTCGATACACGAAACTGGTGGCCAGGGAAAAAAGTCCTCATCGCTCCTGACTGGATTGAACGCGTGAGTTGGACGGACCATCAGGTGACCGTGAATCTGACCCGTGAAGCGATCAAGAATTCACCCGAATTTTACGAGGACGCCTTGCCTAGCCGTACGGACGAGGCTGCCCTTCACCGTCACTATGACCGTCCAGGCTACTGGGATCGCCAGCCCTCAGTTCCCTCC
Proteins encoded:
- a CDS encoding DUF1501 domain-containing protein, translating into MSLFNEWNTFETRRQFFAKGKNALGGAALYSLLGSSLQRSALAGQGMVMPQFAPKAKRVIYLHMVGGPSQMDLFDYKPVMKDWYDKDLPASIRNGQRLTTMTSGQARFPIAPSKFNFAQYGQCGMWMNSDLLPHLSRHADDICWMRSLHTEAINHEPAICAMQTGNQITGRPCLGSWASYGLGSMNSNLPTFVVLIATPTNREQEQAISSRLWSSGYLPGEHAGVSFRSKGDPILFINNPPGVPSSVRKRTIEGMNALNELNYQQVGDPETHTRIQQYEMAFRMQASVPELTDISKEPEHIFKLYGDEAKKPGTFANSVLMARRLAERGVRFTQIYLNNWDHHSNVAGRMPSQCKDIDQPCHALIEDLKQRGMFEDTLIIWGGEFGRTIYSQGGLTKENYGRDHHPRCFTMWMAGGGAKGGAIYGETDEFSYNIVKDPLHIRDFHATVLHLLGYDSDRFTYKFQGLDQKLTGVEPAKVVRELIA
- a CDS encoding PRC-barrel domain-containing protein, with the protein product MLHLAKNIKGYRLDSLNGEIGKAREFYFDDRYWTVRYLVADTGGWLTGRQVLISPYALVGALADEERIEVNLTKQQIEDSPSLDSDKPVSRQFEESYYGYYGWPVYWAGMDAWGYSPYLLRDPEEWVRSPAKEKAWDPHLRSSREVTGYPIEAKDGEIGHVEDFLIDDVEWTIRYLVVDTRNWWPGKKVLIAPDWIERVSWTDHQVTVNLTREAIKNSPEFYEDALPSRTDEAALHRHYDRPGYWDRQPSVPSQIV